The following coding sequences are from one Bacillus sp. PK3_68 window:
- the nikA gene encoding nickel ABC transporter substrate-binding protein, producing the protein MLLTTVIMLILSTLLLGCTNASKEVSMSKDDNDNMLTIAWPRDIGEMNPHVYNPSQLFAQSMVYEPLVSYGDGGELKPHLAESWEISDDGKVYTFHLRQNVKFSDGTNFNAETVKKNFDTILNHMELHSWLGFLSKIASTEVTDKYTFKMTLTEPYYPTIQELAVVRPVRFLGDAGFPEDGDTSKSIMKPVGTGPWILEEHKADEYAIFTRNKNYWGELPEVEKIQVKVIPDAETRVMAFEKGELDLIYGEGVISLDAFKQLESTGNYETSISEPVATRQIVMNTNREQLSDERVRQALHYGFNKKAMVEGITSGLEEAADFILPTNLPYTSDIDVTSIDYDVKKAEALLDEAGWTLPKGKNVREKDGQPLEIEMMYDSAESIQKAMAETLQSEWAAIGVKLNIVGVELADQVQRFKDNKFDINFFSNYGAPYDPHTFVNIVAKEGFGFNEAISTYPNKEELLQQIARVPQTTDEKERQQLYSSILTSLQDQGAIVPVSYIKKTAIYQKDVINFTFSANRDENPFTGISIKQ; encoded by the coding sequence ATGTTATTAACGACCGTAATTATGTTAATTTTATCAACACTATTACTTGGTTGTACAAATGCTAGTAAAGAAGTTTCAATGTCAAAGGACGATAATGACAACATGCTTACAATCGCCTGGCCGAGAGATATAGGCGAAATGAATCCGCATGTTTATAATCCTTCACAATTATTTGCTCAGTCAATGGTGTATGAACCGTTGGTAAGCTATGGAGATGGAGGCGAGCTAAAACCTCATCTAGCTGAGTCATGGGAAATTTCAGATGATGGTAAAGTATATACGTTTCATCTTCGTCAAAATGTTAAGTTCTCTGATGGAACAAACTTTAATGCAGAGACCGTAAAAAAGAATTTTGATACGATTTTGAATCACATGGAATTACATAGTTGGTTGGGATTCCTCTCGAAAATAGCTAGCACAGAGGTAACCGACAAATATACGTTTAAAATGACACTAACTGAACCATATTATCCAACGATTCAGGAATTAGCTGTTGTTCGACCAGTTCGTTTCTTAGGAGACGCAGGATTCCCTGAAGATGGTGATACTTCAAAAAGTATTATGAAACCAGTTGGCACAGGCCCGTGGATTTTGGAAGAACATAAAGCAGATGAATATGCGATTTTCACACGAAATAAAAATTACTGGGGCGAGCTTCCAGAAGTAGAGAAAATTCAAGTGAAAGTCATTCCTGACGCGGAGACGAGAGTAATGGCGTTTGAAAAAGGTGAGTTAGACTTAATTTACGGAGAAGGTGTAATCAGTTTAGATGCTTTCAAACAATTGGAATCCACGGGAAATTATGAGACTAGCATTTCTGAACCAGTGGCTACAAGGCAGATTGTTATGAATACAAACAGGGAACAGCTTTCTGATGAACGTGTTCGCCAAGCATTACACTATGGATTTAATAAAAAAGCAATGGTTGAAGGCATCACTTCTGGCCTAGAAGAAGCAGCAGACTTTATTTTACCGACAAACCTGCCTTACACTTCAGATATTGATGTTACATCAATTGACTATGATGTTAAGAAAGCAGAAGCGTTATTAGATGAGGCAGGCTGGACGCTTCCTAAAGGGAAAAATGTTCGTGAAAAAGATGGACAGCCACTTGAAATTGAGATGATGTACGATTCAGCAGAATCTATTCAAAAAGCAATGGCAGAAACACTGCAATCAGAATGGGCTGCCATTGGTGTTAAATTAAATATTGTTGGTGTAGAACTAGCTGATCAAGTGCAAAGATTTAAAGATAATAAATTTGATATTAATTTCTTTAGTAACTACGGTGCCCCTTATGATCCGCATACATTTGTAAACATTGTTGCAAAAGAAGGATTTGGATTTAATGAAGCCATTTCAACTTATCCGAACAAAGAGGAGTTACTTCAACAAATAGCACGGGTTCCTCAAACAACTGACGAAAAGGAACGTCAACAGCTTTACTCGTCTATTTTAACATCACTGCAAGACCAAGGAGCCATTGTTCCTGTTTCATATATTAAGAAAACAGCAATTTATCAGAAGGATGTTATTAATTTCACTTTCTCTGCTA
- the rpsN gene encoding 30S ribosomal protein S14: MAKKSKVVKELKRQKMVEKYADLRRELKEKGDYVALSKLPRDSAPSRLHNRCQVTGRPRGYLRKFKMSRIAFREFAHKGQIPGVKKSSW; this comes from the coding sequence GTGGCAAAGAAATCGAAAGTTGTAAAAGAGCTCAAAAGACAAAAGATGGTAGAAAAATATGCGGATTTAAGAAGAGAATTGAAAGAAAAAGGAGATTATGTTGCATTAAGTAAGCTTCCTCGTGATTCAGCACCTTCCAGGCTTCATAACCGTTGCCAAGTTACTGGGAGACCTAGAGGCTACCTAAGAAAGTTTAAAATGTCCCGTATTGCTTTTCGCGAATTCGCACATAAGGGGCAGATCCCTGGGGTTAAAAAATCAAGTTGGTAA
- the rpmG gene encoding 50S ribosomal protein L33, translating to MRVNITLACTETGDKNYITTKNKRTNPERLELKKYSPRLKRHTLHRETK from the coding sequence ATGAGAGTAAACATTACATTAGCATGTACGGAAACGGGAGATAAAAATTATATCACGACCAAAAATAAGCGTACAAATCCAGAGCGTCTGGAATTGAAAAAGTATAGTCCTCGCTTAAAAAGACATACACTACATCGTGAAACAAAATAA
- a CDS encoding FAD/NAD(P)-binding protein, giving the protein MYEWMIVGGGIQGITMATFLLNREKTSIDNLAIIDPHSEPLKNWKRCTNLISMPYLRSPFVHHLDVEPFSLQAFVKSESYDWNTAFYGIYKRPSLQVFNEHCKHIIDELLIHKAWIQGRVRDVKRMGNGWSVELHNGRELRGKNLVLAIGIGEQPSWPEWAERLKQAPGSSVYHIFDSDLPNFEQLEYPLTIIGGGITSVHLAIKLSTLFPKDVTLLKRHPFRLYDFDSDPGWLGPKNQRPFHQLSSYKKRRQQIMTARHKGSTPRDLYVKLLRCVRQGSLHIADGQVKQAMISNGQIMLYDEQNHMIHQTGTVLLATGFKPTLPGREWLTPMIHNHRLQCAECGYPILSKSLQWGPNLYVTGALAELEMGPIARNISGARQAAERIVSSL; this is encoded by the coding sequence ATGTATGAATGGATGATTGTTGGTGGAGGGATTCAGGGTATTACAATGGCAACCTTTTTACTTAACCGAGAAAAAACATCGATTGATAATCTTGCGATTATCGATCCGCATTCTGAACCGCTCAAAAACTGGAAACGTTGCACAAATCTTATCTCAATGCCTTATTTGCGCTCTCCGTTTGTTCATCATTTAGATGTTGAACCATTTAGTCTGCAAGCGTTTGTAAAAAGTGAATCTTATGATTGGAATACTGCTTTTTACGGAATATATAAACGTCCCTCTCTGCAAGTATTCAATGAGCATTGTAAACATATCATTGACGAGTTGTTGATCCATAAAGCTTGGATCCAAGGACGAGTGCGGGATGTTAAACGAATGGGAAACGGCTGGAGCGTTGAACTACATAACGGCCGAGAACTAAGAGGGAAGAATTTAGTATTAGCTATAGGGATTGGTGAACAGCCGTCTTGGCCCGAGTGGGCAGAAAGGTTAAAACAAGCACCGGGTTCTTCCGTGTACCATATTTTTGATTCTGATTTGCCAAACTTTGAGCAATTGGAATATCCCCTTACAATTATCGGCGGAGGCATCACATCTGTTCACCTAGCTATAAAATTAAGTACTTTGTTTCCAAAGGATGTAACGTTATTAAAACGACATCCGTTTCGCCTTTATGATTTTGACAGTGATCCTGGTTGGTTGGGACCCAAAAATCAGCGACCTTTCCATCAATTATCAAGCTACAAGAAACGCCGGCAACAAATCATGACCGCACGCCATAAAGGCTCTACTCCACGTGACTTGTATGTAAAGCTATTACGTTGTGTTCGTCAAGGCAGCCTGCATATAGCGGATGGGCAGGTTAAACAGGCTATGATAAGCAACGGTCAGATCATGTTGTATGATGAACAAAACCATATGATTCATCAGACGGGCACCGTTTTATTAGCGACCGGTTTCAAGCCAACTTTACCAGGAAGAGAATGGTTAACGCCAATGATTCACAACCATCGTTTACAATGTGCAGAGTGTGGCTATCCCATTTTGTCAAAATCATTGCAATGGGGACCCAATCTATATGTAACGGGAGCTTTAGCCGAACTTGAAATGGGACCGATTGCTCGTAATATTTCCGGAGCTCGCCAAGCAGCGGAACGGATTGTTAGCAGTTTATAA
- a CDS encoding metal-binding protein ZinT, whose protein sequence is MKVSFTKRLSIFIISLLLAGCQTADSSEGKSVDNASLVAEGSSQTQKKTSEDPSHESEHDHTHVHNEKAERIYDGYFEDSQVKDRPLSDWEGDWQSVYPYLQNGSFDEVFAHKAEHEGDMTAEEYKEYYNEGYQTDVERIVIQEDTVTFFKNKKEYSGKYIYDGYEILTYEAGNRGVRYIFKLDQEAKELPRYIQFSDHSIYPNKASHYHLYWGDDREALLDEVTNWPTYYPSEMDGHEIAHEMMAH, encoded by the coding sequence GTGAAAGTTTCATTCACAAAGAGGTTAAGTATATTCATTATTAGTTTGCTGCTGGCAGGGTGTCAAACTGCAGATTCATCCGAAGGCAAATCTGTTGATAATGCCTCATTAGTTGCAGAAGGCTCTTCCCAAACGCAGAAGAAAACATCTGAGGATCCTTCACATGAAAGTGAACACGATCATACTCATGTGCATAATGAAAAAGCAGAACGAATTTATGATGGATACTTTGAAGACAGCCAAGTGAAGGATCGTCCACTCTCCGATTGGGAAGGAGACTGGCAATCTGTATATCCATATCTACAAAATGGTTCGTTTGACGAGGTATTCGCTCATAAAGCGGAACATGAGGGTGACATGACAGCTGAAGAATATAAGGAGTATTACAATGAAGGATACCAAACGGATGTTGAACGTATTGTGATTCAAGAAGATACTGTAACATTTTTCAAAAACAAAAAAGAATACTCTGGTAAGTATATTTATGATGGATACGAAATTCTAACATACGAGGCGGGAAATAGAGGAGTAAGATACATATTTAAATTAGATCAAGAAGCGAAAGAACTGCCGCGTTATATCCAATTTAGTGATCATAGTATCTATCCAAATAAAGCTAGTCACTACCATCTGTATTGGGGCGACGACCGTGAGGCTTTATTGGATGAAGTAACAAACTGGCCTACCTACTATCCTTCGGAAATGGATGGGCATGAGATTGCCCATGAGATGATGGCACATTAA
- a CDS encoding SDR family NAD(P)-dependent oxidoreductase translates to MEMGLNNKTALVTGSSKGIGKAIAIELAKEGVNVLINGRNYEEVERTVKEIKTAFPATSPKNATANIVDAQQREALLKKFPNVDILVNNMGIYEIMQYEDVTDEIWEKYFRTNVLAANGLSKYYLTKMLGNNDGRIIFIASEEAVMPSGQMPQYCMTKSMLLSLSKSLSKLTKGTEVTINTIMPGPTLSENVQQIIEGIYNNDNMPFSEKERQFMINNLPQSEIQRFIKPLEIGRLATFLCSPYASAFKGSPIRMDGGMVPTIY, encoded by the coding sequence ATGGAAATGGGATTAAACAATAAAACAGCCTTAGTTACAGGCTCCTCAAAAGGAATAGGTAAAGCAATTGCCATAGAACTGGCCAAAGAAGGAGTTAACGTTCTTATAAATGGACGTAATTATGAAGAGGTAGAACGAACTGTAAAGGAAATTAAAACAGCTTTCCCAGCTACTTCTCCTAAAAATGCTACAGCTAATATTGTTGATGCACAACAAAGAGAAGCGTTATTAAAAAAATTCCCCAATGTTGATATTTTAGTTAACAACATGGGAATATATGAAATTATGCAATATGAAGATGTTACCGATGAAATATGGGAAAAATACTTCCGTACTAACGTATTAGCTGCAAATGGACTATCCAAATATTATTTAACTAAAATGTTGGGAAATAACGATGGCCGCATTATCTTTATTGCAAGTGAAGAAGCAGTAATGCCTTCTGGACAGATGCCTCAGTATTGTATGACAAAATCCATGCTTTTATCATTGTCAAAAAGCTTATCTAAATTAACAAAAGGAACCGAAGTTACAATCAATACGATTATGCCTGGACCAACGCTTTCTGAAAATGTACAACAAATTATTGAGGGTATTTACAATAATGATAACATGCCTTTTTCAGAAAAAGAAAGGCAATTTATGATTAATAATCTACCTCAATCTGAAATACAGCGATTTATTAAGCCGCTGGAAATAGGGAGACTAGCTACATTCTTATGTAGTCCATATGCGTCTGCATTTAAGGGATCTCCAATCCGTATGGATGGAGGAATGGTTCCAACCATTTATTAA
- a CDS encoding AraC family transcriptional regulator — protein MTSHTRIRIPDGFWAGLYQLGIAAQDVVRKAKMPLTVITESVVSTEEYFAIWQAYSDIIGDMEDGIIKLPTVFETAQYPPSVLAAYHARDYRDALTRMARYKEMCPPENIRIVEEGVSCTIEVEWLDTDQPGPPLLVGTTLAFLLELGRRGTGLPLKASLVEFKHTMTQVQGIEDYFGCPIQTGAKCNRLTLHRGDLDRPFASYNAELLEMLTPVLDQTLEEQRRSHSITEIVKWILKRSLTGERLEIQDVASELGMSERTLQRRLTDERTSFKQLLREARHEQAREYLANPSLDIKEVAFLVGYKDQSSFYRAFRCWEGNTPSNWRTEYVSINSIN, from the coding sequence ATGACTTCACATACTCGTATTAGAATACCGGATGGATTTTGGGCAGGACTGTATCAACTTGGAATTGCGGCTCAAGATGTGGTTAGGAAAGCAAAAATGCCACTTACCGTAATCACTGAATCTGTTGTTAGTACTGAGGAATATTTCGCAATATGGCAAGCATATTCCGATATTATCGGTGACATGGAAGATGGGATAATTAAGCTCCCGACAGTATTTGAAACAGCTCAATATCCACCGTCTGTACTGGCAGCTTACCATGCTCGTGACTACCGGGATGCTCTAACGAGAATGGCTCGTTATAAGGAAATGTGTCCTCCTGAAAATATTCGAATTGTGGAGGAAGGCGTAAGCTGTACAATTGAAGTGGAATGGCTGGATACTGATCAACCTGGACCACCGTTGCTTGTTGGAACTACGCTTGCATTTTTACTGGAACTAGGGCGACGAGGTACTGGTTTGCCTTTAAAAGCGAGCTTAGTAGAATTTAAACATACAATGACTCAAGTACAAGGAATTGAAGATTACTTTGGCTGTCCTATCCAGACTGGTGCAAAATGTAACAGATTGACATTGCATAGAGGAGATTTGGATCGCCCATTTGCTTCTTACAATGCTGAATTACTGGAAATGCTAACTCCCGTATTGGACCAAACGTTGGAAGAGCAGCGACGCAGTCACTCTATAACAGAGATAGTTAAGTGGATATTGAAACGCAGTTTAACAGGAGAACGACTAGAAATACAAGATGTAGCAAGTGAGTTGGGAATGAGCGAACGTACCTTACAGCGCCGGCTAACTGACGAACGAACAAGCTTCAAACAGCTGTTGAGAGAAGCCCGCCATGAACAGGCAAGAGAGTACTTGGCAAATCCTTCTTTAGACATTAAAGAAGTGGCTTTTCTTGTAGGGTATAAAGATCAGAGCTCGTTCTATCGAGCCTTTCGCTGTTGGGAAGGTAATACCCCTTCGAATTGGCGTACTGAATATGTAAGTATAAATTCAATAAACTGA
- a CDS encoding SDR family NAD(P)-dependent oxidoreductase, whose translation MNELPVYSATKFTVRAITEGLRQEESPTSYIRTTNISPGMTATGVLDESQDYLSISPYSVAQAIAFTINEPDVAGVNEIVIRPTLQSV comes from the coding sequence ATTAATGAGCTTCCGGTATACAGTGCGACCAAATTTACTGTACGCGCTATTACGGAAGGTTTACGCCAAGAGGAGTCTCCCACTTCTTATATCCGTACAACGAACATCTCACCAGGAATGACAGCAACTGGAGTTCTTGATGAATCTCAAGATTATCTTAGCATTTCACCTTACAGTGTGGCTCAAGCTATTGCATTTACTATCAATGAACCCGATGTTGCTGGAGTAAATGAGATTGTCATTAGACCGACGTTACAATCTGTATAG
- a CDS encoding recombinase family protein → MIIGYARVSTTDQNLDRQISMFNEYGCEKIVKEKFTGAVKDRKGLHQLFDVIQKGDTVVVESISCLGRKTLDILNIIQQLEEMGVQFISLKENMDTGTSAGKAMFQMMCVIAELERNLIAERVKEGLEASKRRGKTLGRPRLDKEKLAVALRMYDSEEYSIKEIVSTTGISQGSLYRAVNRRRLEEIKK, encoded by the coding sequence ATGATAATCGGTTATGCTCGGGTGTCTACTACTGACCAAAATTTAGATCGGCAAATTAGTATGTTTAATGAATATGGGTGTGAAAAAATAGTTAAGGAGAAATTTACTGGTGCGGTTAAAGATCGAAAAGGTCTTCATCAACTTTTTGATGTCATCCAGAAAGGCGATACAGTTGTAGTTGAGAGCATCTCCTGTTTAGGACGTAAAACATTAGACATCCTAAACATTATTCAACAGTTAGAAGAGATGGGGGTGCAATTTATTTCTTTAAAGGAAAATATGGATACAGGAACCTCTGCAGGTAAAGCCATGTTCCAAATGATGTGTGTCATTGCTGAATTAGAAAGAAACCTTATCGCTGAAAGAGTAAAGGAAGGACTTGAAGCAAGTAAAAGACGTGGGAAAACATTAGGTAGACCTAGGTTGGATAAAGAAAAGCTTGCTGTTGCGCTACGGATGTATGATAGTGAGGAATATTCTATAAAGGAGATAGTCTCAACAACTGGAATATCTCAAGGGTCCTTATATAGAGCAGTCAACAGAAGAAGGCTTGAAGAAATAAAAAAATAG